One region of Cucurbita pepo subsp. pepo cultivar mu-cu-16 chromosome LG03, ASM280686v2, whole genome shotgun sequence genomic DNA includes:
- the LOC111789891 gene encoding kinesin-like protein KIN-5C isoform X1 — protein MSGRHEKEKGVNVQVLLRCRPFSEEELRSNAPQVVTCNDYSREVTVSQNIAGKHFDRVFTFDKVFGPSAKQKDLYDQAVVPIVNEVLEGFNCTIFAYGQTGTGKTYTMEGECKRSKSGPNGELPPEAGVIPRTVEQIFDTLEGQNAEYSVKVTFLELYNEEITDLLAPEEITKIALEEKQKKQLPLMEDGKGGVLVRGLEEEIVTSASEIFNLLERGSAKRRTAETLLNKQSSRSHSLFSITIHIKEATPEGEELIKCGKLNLVDLAGSENISRSGAREGRAREAGEINKSLLTLGRVINALVEHLGHIPYRDSKLTRLLRDSLGGRTKTCIIATVSPAVHCLEETLSTLDYAHRAKNIKNKPEVNQKMMKSTLIKDLYGEIDRLKAEVYAAREKNGVYIPKERYQQEESERKAMADQIEQMGITIETYQKVIILVEINIFFVVLAFVTNGQCFKQQLEELQDKYNIQAVQCSDLSKKLDSTEKTLCQTQKLLASTEEELKKCHYFLKERDFVISEQRKAENALAHQACVLRSDLEKALQDNASLFMKIGREDKLNTENRAVVDNYQIELTQQIGSVCNMVSTSLSRQNEHLQCVEKICHSFLDKHEKAIVDMKRRLSSSRTLYISHIEALQNVVRLHKASSNATLEDFSSLASSCANSIEEFLTTEAREASTILDNLQCTLSTQSKELSIFARELRQXFHVTIDQTKGISEYIEEFLSKLTEESKRLGNHAAEAEEIQIKSIAEFQKVYEEQSRSDTEKLIADMTNLVSGHIRRQKELVDARLIGLQETASANKTFLDGYISSMEGMATDAKRKWQVFSTETENETRDSADFSAAKHCRMEALLQQCVSTTESALKQWNKTQESLNEMGSKHVSDVLSAVRGACDSNEQHDAEITSERSAAEQDMMTNIEDTLQQVDSISKQERGSISGILDAVKTHTETIEAFRNDHSCQASAIEEKAKETFRQQYMDYEPTGSTPTRCEPDVPSKNTIESLRAMPMEALVEEFRDNNSGELLSNGKELKPSLVMRAPLLELNN, from the exons ATGTCCGGTCGTCACGAGAAGGAGAAGGGCGTCAATGTTCAGGTCCTTCTTCGTTGCAG GCCTTTTAGCGAAGAAGAGTTGCGAAGTAATGCACCGCAGGTTGTTACTTGTAATGATTATTCTAGGGAGGTGACTGTGTCTCAGAATATTGCTGGAAAGCATTTTGACAGAGTTTTCACTTTCGATAAG GTTTTTGGTCCTTCAGCTAAGCAGAAAGACCTTTACGACCAAGCAGTAGTTCCGATAGTTAATGAAGTTTTGGAAGGCTTTAATTGTACAATTTTTGCTTATGGACAAACTGGTACAGGGAAAACGTACACAATGGAAGGGGAATGCAAGAGATCAAAG AGTGGTCCAAATGGAGAGTTGCCTCCAGAAGCAGGAGTTATACCCAGAACCGTGGAGCAGATTTTTGACACTCTAGAGGGCCAGAATGCTGAGTATAGCGTGAAGGTGACCTTCTTGGAGCTCTACAATGAGGAGATTACGGATTTACTTGCTCCAGAGGAGATTACGAAAATTGCTTTGGAGGAGAAGCAGAAAAAGCAATTGCCCTTAATGGAGGACGGCAAAGGGGGTGTTCTTGTGAGAGGTCTCGAAGAGGAAATTGTTACTAGTGCCAGTGAAATTTTTAACTTACTCGAAAGAGGGTCAGCCAAACGTCGCACGGCAGAGACTTTGTTAAATAAGCAATCAAG TCGGTCACATTCTCTCTTTTCCATAACAATACACATTAAGGAAGCAACACCAGAAGGTGAAGAACTGATCAAATGTGGGAAGCTAAATTTGGTTGATCTAGCCGGATCAGAAAACATATCTCGTTCTGGTGCCCGAGAG GGTCGTGCAAGGGAAGCTGGGGAGATCAACAAAAGTTTATTGACATTGGGGCGAGTGATCAATGCTCTAGTGGAACATCTTGGGCACATCCCATATAG GGATAGCAAGCTTACACGGTTACTCCGCGATTCACTTGGGGGAAGAACCAAAACTTGCATCATTGCTACAGTCTCTCCAGCCGTTCACTGTCTGGAAGAAACTCTTAGTACGCTAGATTATGCACACAGGgccaaaaatattaagaataagCCAGAG GTCAAtcaaaaaatgatgaaatctACTCTAATCAAGGATCTCTATGGTGAAATAGACCGTTTGAAGGCAG AGGTTTATGCCGCTCGTGAAAAGAATGGTGTCTATATCCCAAAAGAACGATACCAACAAGAGGAGAGTGAAAGAAAG GCAATGGCAGATCAAATTGAGCAAATGGGAATAACAATTGAAACTTATCAGAAGGTGATCATTTTAGTTgagattaatattttcttcgtCGTTCTTGCCTTTGTTACTAATGGCCAATGTTTCAAACAGCAACTAGAGGAATTACAGGATAAGTATAATATTCAAGCAGTACAGTGTTCTGATTTGAGCAAGAAACTTGATTCTACAGAG AAAACTCTGTGTCAAACGCAAAAGTTGCTTGCAAGCACCGAGGAAGAGTTGAAGAAATGTCATTATTTCCTGAAGGAAAGGGATTTTGTTATTTCTGAACAGAGGAAAGCAG AGAACGCTCTGGCTCATCAAGCATGTGTTCTACGATCGGATCTGGAGAAAGCTCTTCAGGATAATGCttcattatttatgaaaattg gTAGAGAAGATAAACTGAATACAGAGAATCGAGCAGTTGTGGATAATTATCAGATAGAGCTAACGCAGCAAATCGGTTCCGTTTGCAATATGGTCTCAACGTCTTTGTCTCGACAGAATGAACATCTTCAATGTGTTGAAAAGATATGCCATTCCTTTTTGGACAAACATGAAAAG GCAATAGTGGACATGAAGAGAAGATTATCATCCTCAAGAACATTATATATCTCTCATATCGAGGCATTGCAGAATGTTGTTCGTTTGCACAAAGCCAGCTCAAATGCCACTTTAGAAGATTTTTCCTCTTTGGCATCTTCTTGTGCGAACTCCATTGAAGAA TTTCTGACGACAGAAGCTCGTGAAGCTTCTACGATACTCGACAATCTTCAGTGCACTCTTTCAACTCAATCTAAAGAATTGTCTATATTTGCAAGGGAATTGCGACAG tNATTCCATGTTACTATTGATCAAACGAAGGGTATTTCTGAATATATTGAAGAATTCCTCTCTAAGCTGACTGAAGAATCAAAGAGATTGGGAAATCATGCAGCAGAGGCTGAAGAGATCCAGATAAAAAGCATTGCAGAATTTCAAAAAGTTTATGAG GAGCAATCAAGATCTGATACGGAGAAGCTCATAGCCGATATGACCAATTTGGTATCGGGTCACATCCGTCGTCAAAAGGAACTG GTGGATGCAAGGCTAATTGGTCTTCAAGAGACTGCCAGTGCAAACAAGACGTTTTTGGATGGATATATTTCCTCCATGGAAGGTATGGCTACAGATGCAAAGCGCAAATGGCAGGTGTTTTCAACGGAAACTGAGAATGAGACAAGAGATAGTGCTGACTTCTCTGCTGCTAAACATTGTCGGATGGAGGCGCTTCTGCAGCAATG TGTGAGTACGACTGAATCAGCTCTCAAGCAGTGGAACAAAACACAAGAGTCTTTGAATGAGATGGGTAGCAAGCATGTTTCAGATGTGCTCTCAGCTGTGAG AGGCGCTTGTGATAGCAATGAGCAACATGATGCCGAGATTACTTCTGAGCGTTCTGCAGCTGAACAAGACATGATGACGAACATTGAAGACACTCTTCAACAAGTTGACA GCATTTCTAAACAAGAACGCGGCTCTATCTCTGGTATATTAGATGCTGTCAAAACTCATACAGAAACAATTGAGGCTTTCCGGAATGATCACTCTTGCCAAGCTTCTGCCATTGAAGAAAAGGCGAAAGAAACATTTCGGCAGCAATATATG GACTATGAGCCAACTGGTAGCACACCAACAAGATGCGAACCAGATGTTCCGAGCAAAAATACGATCGAGTCGCTTCGTGCGATGCCAATGGAAGCCCTTGTTGAGGAATTCCGGGATAACAATTCCGGTGAATTATTGAGTAATGGCAAGGAATTGAAACCATCACTTGTAATGCGAGCGCCGCTTTTGGAGCTTAATAACTGA
- the LOC111789891 gene encoding kinesin-like protein KIN-5C isoform X2 — protein MSGRHEKEKGVNVQVLLRCRPFSEEELRSNAPQVVTCNDYSREVTVSQNIAGKHFDRVFTFDKVFGPSAKQKDLYDQAVVPIVNEVLEGFNCTIFAYGQTGTGKTYTMEGECKRSKSGPNGELPPEAGVIPRTVEQIFDTLEGQNAEYSVKVTFLELYNEEITDLLAPEEITKIALEEKQKKQLPLMEDGKGGVLVRGLEEEIVTSASEIFNLLERGSAKRRTAETLLNKQSSRSHSLFSITIHIKEATPEGEELIKCGKLNLVDLAGSENISRSGAREGRAREAGEINKSLLTLGRVINALVEHLGHIPYRDSKLTRLLRDSLGGRTKTCIIATVSPAVHCLEETLSTLDYAHRAKNIKNKPEVNQKMMKSTLIKDLYGEIDRLKAEVYAAREKNGVYIPKERYQQEESERKAMADQIEQMGITIETYQKQLEELQDKYNIQAVQCSDLSKKLDSTEKTLCQTQKLLASTEEELKKCHYFLKERDFVISEQRKAENALAHQACVLRSDLEKALQDNASLFMKIGREDKLNTENRAVVDNYQIELTQQIGSVCNMVSTSLSRQNEHLQCVEKICHSFLDKHEKAIVDMKRRLSSSRTLYISHIEALQNVVRLHKASSNATLEDFSSLASSCANSIEEFLTTEAREASTILDNLQCTLSTQSKELSIFARELRQXFHVTIDQTKGISEYIEEFLSKLTEESKRLGNHAAEAEEIQIKSIAEFQKVYEEQSRSDTEKLIADMTNLVSGHIRRQKELVDARLIGLQETASANKTFLDGYISSMEGMATDAKRKWQVFSTETENETRDSADFSAAKHCRMEALLQQCVSTTESALKQWNKTQESLNEMGSKHVSDVLSAVRGACDSNEQHDAEITSERSAAEQDMMTNIEDTLQQVDSISKQERGSISGILDAVKTHTETIEAFRNDHSCQASAIEEKAKETFRQQYMDYEPTGSTPTRCEPDVPSKNTIESLRAMPMEALVEEFRDNNSGELLSNGKELKPSLVMRAPLLELNN, from the exons ATGTCCGGTCGTCACGAGAAGGAGAAGGGCGTCAATGTTCAGGTCCTTCTTCGTTGCAG GCCTTTTAGCGAAGAAGAGTTGCGAAGTAATGCACCGCAGGTTGTTACTTGTAATGATTATTCTAGGGAGGTGACTGTGTCTCAGAATATTGCTGGAAAGCATTTTGACAGAGTTTTCACTTTCGATAAG GTTTTTGGTCCTTCAGCTAAGCAGAAAGACCTTTACGACCAAGCAGTAGTTCCGATAGTTAATGAAGTTTTGGAAGGCTTTAATTGTACAATTTTTGCTTATGGACAAACTGGTACAGGGAAAACGTACACAATGGAAGGGGAATGCAAGAGATCAAAG AGTGGTCCAAATGGAGAGTTGCCTCCAGAAGCAGGAGTTATACCCAGAACCGTGGAGCAGATTTTTGACACTCTAGAGGGCCAGAATGCTGAGTATAGCGTGAAGGTGACCTTCTTGGAGCTCTACAATGAGGAGATTACGGATTTACTTGCTCCAGAGGAGATTACGAAAATTGCTTTGGAGGAGAAGCAGAAAAAGCAATTGCCCTTAATGGAGGACGGCAAAGGGGGTGTTCTTGTGAGAGGTCTCGAAGAGGAAATTGTTACTAGTGCCAGTGAAATTTTTAACTTACTCGAAAGAGGGTCAGCCAAACGTCGCACGGCAGAGACTTTGTTAAATAAGCAATCAAG TCGGTCACATTCTCTCTTTTCCATAACAATACACATTAAGGAAGCAACACCAGAAGGTGAAGAACTGATCAAATGTGGGAAGCTAAATTTGGTTGATCTAGCCGGATCAGAAAACATATCTCGTTCTGGTGCCCGAGAG GGTCGTGCAAGGGAAGCTGGGGAGATCAACAAAAGTTTATTGACATTGGGGCGAGTGATCAATGCTCTAGTGGAACATCTTGGGCACATCCCATATAG GGATAGCAAGCTTACACGGTTACTCCGCGATTCACTTGGGGGAAGAACCAAAACTTGCATCATTGCTACAGTCTCTCCAGCCGTTCACTGTCTGGAAGAAACTCTTAGTACGCTAGATTATGCACACAGGgccaaaaatattaagaataagCCAGAG GTCAAtcaaaaaatgatgaaatctACTCTAATCAAGGATCTCTATGGTGAAATAGACCGTTTGAAGGCAG AGGTTTATGCCGCTCGTGAAAAGAATGGTGTCTATATCCCAAAAGAACGATACCAACAAGAGGAGAGTGAAAGAAAG GCAATGGCAGATCAAATTGAGCAAATGGGAATAACAATTGAAACTTATCAGAAG CAACTAGAGGAATTACAGGATAAGTATAATATTCAAGCAGTACAGTGTTCTGATTTGAGCAAGAAACTTGATTCTACAGAG AAAACTCTGTGTCAAACGCAAAAGTTGCTTGCAAGCACCGAGGAAGAGTTGAAGAAATGTCATTATTTCCTGAAGGAAAGGGATTTTGTTATTTCTGAACAGAGGAAAGCAG AGAACGCTCTGGCTCATCAAGCATGTGTTCTACGATCGGATCTGGAGAAAGCTCTTCAGGATAATGCttcattatttatgaaaattg gTAGAGAAGATAAACTGAATACAGAGAATCGAGCAGTTGTGGATAATTATCAGATAGAGCTAACGCAGCAAATCGGTTCCGTTTGCAATATGGTCTCAACGTCTTTGTCTCGACAGAATGAACATCTTCAATGTGTTGAAAAGATATGCCATTCCTTTTTGGACAAACATGAAAAG GCAATAGTGGACATGAAGAGAAGATTATCATCCTCAAGAACATTATATATCTCTCATATCGAGGCATTGCAGAATGTTGTTCGTTTGCACAAAGCCAGCTCAAATGCCACTTTAGAAGATTTTTCCTCTTTGGCATCTTCTTGTGCGAACTCCATTGAAGAA TTTCTGACGACAGAAGCTCGTGAAGCTTCTACGATACTCGACAATCTTCAGTGCACTCTTTCAACTCAATCTAAAGAATTGTCTATATTTGCAAGGGAATTGCGACAG tNATTCCATGTTACTATTGATCAAACGAAGGGTATTTCTGAATATATTGAAGAATTCCTCTCTAAGCTGACTGAAGAATCAAAGAGATTGGGAAATCATGCAGCAGAGGCTGAAGAGATCCAGATAAAAAGCATTGCAGAATTTCAAAAAGTTTATGAG GAGCAATCAAGATCTGATACGGAGAAGCTCATAGCCGATATGACCAATTTGGTATCGGGTCACATCCGTCGTCAAAAGGAACTG GTGGATGCAAGGCTAATTGGTCTTCAAGAGACTGCCAGTGCAAACAAGACGTTTTTGGATGGATATATTTCCTCCATGGAAGGTATGGCTACAGATGCAAAGCGCAAATGGCAGGTGTTTTCAACGGAAACTGAGAATGAGACAAGAGATAGTGCTGACTTCTCTGCTGCTAAACATTGTCGGATGGAGGCGCTTCTGCAGCAATG TGTGAGTACGACTGAATCAGCTCTCAAGCAGTGGAACAAAACACAAGAGTCTTTGAATGAGATGGGTAGCAAGCATGTTTCAGATGTGCTCTCAGCTGTGAG AGGCGCTTGTGATAGCAATGAGCAACATGATGCCGAGATTACTTCTGAGCGTTCTGCAGCTGAACAAGACATGATGACGAACATTGAAGACACTCTTCAACAAGTTGACA GCATTTCTAAACAAGAACGCGGCTCTATCTCTGGTATATTAGATGCTGTCAAAACTCATACAGAAACAATTGAGGCTTTCCGGAATGATCACTCTTGCCAAGCTTCTGCCATTGAAGAAAAGGCGAAAGAAACATTTCGGCAGCAATATATG GACTATGAGCCAACTGGTAGCACACCAACAAGATGCGAACCAGATGTTCCGAGCAAAAATACGATCGAGTCGCTTCGTGCGATGCCAATGGAAGCCCTTGTTGAGGAATTCCGGGATAACAATTCCGGTGAATTATTGAGTAATGGCAAGGAATTGAAACCATCACTTGTAATGCGAGCGCCGCTTTTGGAGCTTAATAACTGA